The following are encoded in a window of Streptomyces sp. Go-475 genomic DNA:
- a CDS encoding SsgA family sporulation/cell division regulator — protein MHNVVERELELKLVLSPERRITVPARLGYLTGDPYAVHVTFHVDSAHPVHWTFARDLLVEGVFRPCGQGDVRVWPTKSEGRGVVLMALSSPDGDALLEAPAAQVSAWLERTLRAVPPGTEGERLGLDDELAELLAQ, from the coding sequence ATGCACAACGTGGTGGAGCGGGAACTGGAGCTGAAGCTCGTCCTGTCGCCGGAGCGCAGGATCACGGTGCCGGCCCGGCTCGGGTACCTCACCGGCGATCCGTACGCCGTGCACGTCACCTTCCACGTCGACTCCGCGCACCCCGTGCACTGGACGTTCGCCCGGGACCTGCTGGTGGAGGGCGTGTTCCGGCCGTGCGGGCAGGGGGACGTGCGGGTGTGGCCGACGAAGAGCGAGGGGCGGGGTGTCGTGCTGATGGCGCTGAGTTCACCCGACGGGGACGCCCTGCTGGAGGCCCCGGCGGCGCAGGTGTCGGCGTGGCTGGAGCGCACGCTGCGGGCGGTCCCGCCGGGGACGGAGGGCGAGCGGCTCGGGCTCGACGACGAGCTGGCCGAGCTGCTCGCCCAGTGA
- a CDS encoding FAD-linked oxidase C-terminal domain-containing protein — protein sequence MIMSRIEAPSDDRTGNLVDLLLGGLPAEAVLTDPDITASYAHDMASFCPAGTPAAVVLPRTAEQVQHVMRTATALRVPVVPQGARTGLSGAANASDGCIVLSLTKMDRILEINPVDRIAVVEPGVVNAALSRAVGEHGLYYPPDPSSWEMCTIGGNIGTASGGLCCVKYGVTAEYVLGLDVVLADGRLMSTGRRTAKGVAGYDLTRLFVGSEGSLGIVVRAVLGLRPKPPEQLVLAAEFASSAAACDAVCRIMEGGHVPSLLELMDRTTVKAVNDLAQMGLPETTEALLLAAFDTHAPAADLTAVGALCEAAGATQVVPADDTAESELLLQARRLSLTALEAVKGVTMIDDVCVPRSRLAEMLDGVDRIAEKYRLTIGVVAHAGDGNTHPTVCFDPADPDESRRARESFDEIMALGLELGGTITGEHGVGVLKKEWLAREIGPVGMEMQRAVKQAFDPLNILNPGKLF from the coding sequence GTGATCATGAGCCGTATCGAAGCGCCTAGCGACGACCGGACCGGCAACCTCGTCGACCTGCTGCTCGGCGGCCTCCCCGCCGAGGCGGTGCTCACCGACCCCGACATCACGGCCTCCTACGCCCACGACATGGCGAGCTTCTGCCCGGCCGGCACCCCGGCCGCCGTCGTACTGCCCCGCACGGCCGAACAGGTCCAGCACGTGATGCGCACCGCCACCGCCCTGCGCGTCCCGGTCGTCCCCCAGGGCGCCCGCACTGGACTGTCCGGCGCCGCCAACGCCTCCGACGGCTGCATCGTGCTCTCCCTGACGAAGATGGACCGGATCCTGGAGATCAACCCGGTCGACCGCATTGCCGTCGTCGAGCCCGGCGTGGTCAACGCCGCCCTGTCCCGGGCCGTCGGCGAACACGGCCTGTACTACCCGCCGGACCCCTCCAGCTGGGAGATGTGCACCATCGGCGGCAACATCGGCACGGCCTCGGGCGGCCTGTGCTGCGTGAAGTACGGCGTCACCGCCGAGTACGTCCTCGGACTGGACGTGGTGCTGGCCGACGGGCGGCTCATGTCCACCGGCCGCCGCACCGCCAAGGGCGTCGCCGGCTACGACCTCACCCGGCTGTTCGTCGGCTCGGAGGGCTCGCTCGGCATCGTCGTCCGGGCCGTCCTCGGCCTGCGCCCCAAGCCGCCCGAGCAGCTGGTGCTGGCCGCCGAGTTCGCCTCCTCGGCCGCCGCCTGCGACGCCGTGTGCCGCATCATGGAGGGTGGCCACGTCCCGTCACTCCTCGAACTCATGGACCGTACGACGGTCAAGGCCGTCAACGACCTGGCGCAGATGGGCCTCCCCGAGACCACCGAGGCCCTGCTCCTGGCCGCCTTCGACACCCACGCCCCGGCCGCCGACCTGACCGCCGTCGGCGCGCTGTGCGAGGCCGCCGGCGCCACCCAGGTCGTCCCCGCCGACGACACGGCCGAGTCCGAACTGCTCCTCCAGGCACGCCGCCTGTCGCTCACCGCCCTCGAAGCCGTCAAGGGCGTGACGATGATCGACGACGTGTGCGTACCGCGCTCTCGGCTCGCCGAGATGCTCGACGGGGTCGACCGGATCGCCGAGAAGTACCGGCTCACCATCGGCGTCGTCGCCCACGCGGGCGACGGCAACACCCACCCGACGGTCTGCTTCGACCCGGCGGACCCCGACGAGTCCCGCCGCGCCCGCGAGTCCTTCGACGAGATCATGGCCCTCGGCCTGGAACTCGGCGGCACCATCACCGGCGAGCACGGCGTGGGCGTCCTGAAGAAGGAGTGGCTGGCGCGCGAGATCGGCCCCGTCGGGATGGAGATGCAGCGGGCCGTGAAGCAGGCCTTCGACCCGCTGAACATCCTGAACCCCGGCAAGCTGTTCTGA
- the hppD gene encoding 4-hydroxyphenylpyruvate dioxygenase, whose protein sequence is MTQTTHHTPDTARQADPFPVKGMDAVVFAVGNAKQAAHYYSTAFGMKLVAYSGPENGSRETANYVLENGSARFVLTSVVKPSTDWGHFLARHVAEHGDGVVDLAIEVPDARAAYAYAIEHGARSVAEPYELKDEHGTVVLAAIATYGETRHTLVERSGYDGPYLPGYVAAQPIVEPPAQRTFQAIDHCVGNVELGRMNEWVGFYNKVMGFTNMKEFVGDDIATEYSALMSKVVADGTLKVKFPINEPAIAKKKSQIDEYLEFYGGAGVQHIALNTNDIVQTVRTMRAAGVEFLNTPDSYYDTLGEWVGETRVPIDTLRELKILADRDEDGYLLQIFTKPVQDRPTVFFEIIERHGSMGFGKGNFKALFEAIEREQARRGNL, encoded by the coding sequence ATGACGCAGACCACACACCACACTCCCGACACCGCCCGGCAGGCCGACCCCTTCCCGGTCAAGGGAATGGACGCGGTCGTCTTCGCCGTGGGCAACGCCAAGCAGGCGGCGCACTACTACTCGACCGCCTTCGGCATGAAGCTGGTCGCCTACTCCGGACCGGAGAACGGCAGCCGCGAGACCGCGAACTACGTGCTGGAGAACGGCTCCGCCCGCTTCGTCCTCACCTCGGTCGTCAAGCCGTCCACCGACTGGGGCCACTTCCTCGCCCGGCACGTCGCCGAGCACGGCGACGGCGTCGTCGACCTCGCCATCGAGGTCCCGGACGCGCGCGCCGCGTACGCCTACGCCATCGAGCACGGCGCCCGCTCGGTCGCCGAGCCGTACGAGCTGAAGGACGAGCACGGCACGGTCGTCCTGGCCGCCATCGCCACGTACGGCGAGACCCGCCACACCCTCGTCGAGCGCAGCGGCTACGACGGCCCCTACCTGCCCGGCTACGTCGCCGCGCAGCCGATCGTCGAGCCGCCCGCGCAGCGCACCTTCCAGGCGATCGACCACTGCGTCGGCAACGTGGAACTCGGCCGCATGAACGAGTGGGTCGGCTTCTACAACAAGGTCATGGGCTTCACGAACATGAAGGAGTTCGTGGGCGACGACATCGCCACCGAGTACAGCGCGCTGATGTCGAAGGTCGTCGCCGACGGCACGCTCAAGGTCAAGTTCCCGATCAACGAGCCGGCCATCGCGAAGAAGAAGTCGCAGATCGACGAGTACCTGGAGTTCTACGGCGGCGCGGGCGTGCAGCACATCGCGCTGAACACCAACGACATCGTGCAGACGGTCCGCACGATGCGCGCGGCCGGCGTCGAGTTCCTCAACACGCCCGACTCCTACTACGACACGCTGGGGGAGTGGGTCGGCGAGACCCGGGTCCCGATCGACACCCTGCGCGAGCTGAAGATCCTCGCCGACCGCGACGAGGACGGCTACCTGCTGCAGATCTTCACCAAGCCGGTCCAGGACCGTCCGACGGTCTTCTTCGAGATCATCGAACGCCACGGCTCCATGGGCTTCGGCAAGGGCAACTTCAAGGCCCTGTTCGAGGCGATCGAGCGCGAACAGGCCCGCCGCGGCAACCTGTAG
- a CDS encoding Lrp/AsnC family transcriptional regulator, whose protein sequence is MSIDRLDGRIILLLAREPRIGVLEMSRRLGVARGTVQARLDRLQSNGVIRGFGPEVDPAALGYPVTAFATLQIRQGQGADVRAHLASVPEVLELHTTTGSGDMLCRLVARSNADLQRVIDRVVGFDGIVRASTAIVMENPVPPRIIPLVEQAAEET, encoded by the coding sequence GTGTCGATCGATCGTCTGGACGGCCGGATCATCCTGCTGCTCGCCCGGGAGCCGCGGATCGGGGTGCTGGAGATGTCGCGGCGGCTGGGGGTGGCCCGGGGCACGGTGCAGGCCCGGCTGGACCGGCTTCAGTCGAACGGAGTCATCCGCGGATTCGGCCCGGAGGTGGATCCGGCCGCGCTCGGCTATCCGGTCACCGCATTCGCCACGCTGCAGATCCGGCAGGGCCAAGGAGCCGATGTACGGGCCCACTTGGCGTCCGTGCCCGAGGTGCTGGAGCTGCACACCACCACCGGCAGCGGGGACATGCTGTGCCGTCTCGTGGCCCGCTCGAACGCCGATCTCCAGCGTGTGATCGACCGGGTCGTCGGTTTTGATGGCATCGTCCGGGCCTCCACGGCGATCGTCATGGAGAACCCCGTCCCGCCGCGGATCATCCCGCTGGTGGAGCAGGCCGCGGAGGAGACCTGA
- a CDS encoding ABC transporter permease, translated as MSFWEYLAGRHEQLLADAYQHASAVFQCMVVAALLGVLIGVATYRSEWAGNLATTATATVLTVPALALIGLLVPVVGLGVAPTVIALTLYGLLPVVRNAIVGLRGVDPALVDAATGIGMSRPARLLRVELPLAWPPILTGIRVATQMLMGIAAIAAYASGPGLGNVIFRGLASLGSANALNQVLAGTLGIIVLALLFDAAYVLIGRLTIPRGIRA; from the coding sequence GTGAGCTTCTGGGAGTACCTGGCGGGCCGGCACGAGCAGCTGCTCGCGGACGCCTACCAGCACGCGAGCGCCGTCTTCCAGTGCATGGTCGTGGCGGCCCTGCTCGGGGTGCTGATCGGGGTCGCCACCTACCGCAGCGAGTGGGCCGGGAACCTCGCGACGACGGCCACCGCCACCGTCCTGACCGTGCCGGCGCTCGCCCTGATCGGCCTGCTCGTCCCGGTCGTGGGGCTCGGCGTGGCGCCCACGGTGATCGCGCTGACCCTGTACGGGCTGCTGCCGGTGGTGCGCAACGCGATCGTCGGGCTGCGCGGCGTCGACCCGGCGCTGGTGGACGCGGCCACGGGCATCGGGATGTCCCGCCCGGCCCGGCTGCTGCGGGTCGAGCTGCCGCTGGCCTGGCCGCCGATCCTGACCGGGATCCGGGTCGCGACGCAGATGCTGATGGGCATCGCCGCCATCGCCGCCTACGCCTCCGGCCCGGGACTCGGCAACGTCATCTTCCGCGGACTGGCCTCGCTGGGCAGCGCCAACGCGCTCAACCAGGTCCTCGCGGGCACGCTCGGCATCATCGTCCTGGCGCTGCTGTTCGACGCCGCGTACGTCCTGATCGGGCGGCTGACCATCCCCAGGGGGATCCGTGCCTGA
- a CDS encoding betaine/proline/choline family ABC transporter ATP-binding protein (Members of the family are the ATP-binding subunit of ABC transporters for substrates such as betaine, L-proline or other amino acids, choline, carnitine, etc. The substrate specificity is best determined from the substrate-binding subunit, rather than this subunit, as it interacts with the permease subunit and not with substrate directly.), with amino-acid sequence MPETDGHGASIELENLTKRFPGGAQPAVDNVSMEIRAGEVVVLVGPSGCGKSTTLRMINRLIEPTGGRIRMGGEDVTDIDPVGLRRKVGYAIQSAGLFPHMTVAQNIGLVPRMIGWPKARVRERTEELLDLVGLDPGEFHGRYPRQLSGGQQQRVGVARALAADPPVLLMDEPFGAVDPITRDHLQDELIRLQHELRKTIVFVTHDFDEAIKLGDRIAVLRERSHIAQFDTPEAILTNPADDFVSGFVGAGAALKRLNLTRVRDVEITDYPTVTVDDPLQQIFNRLRAGGTNEILLLDRRGRPYKWLRRGDLMRARGSLARAGTLVHDTVTRDATLRDALEAVLTDNAGRVAVTGRRGEYTGVVDMETLLNSVHDMLEADRLDAREHQHELEELRAAQTHAEQEGAGGVTGVGPGGRR; translated from the coding sequence GTGCCTGAGACCGACGGCCACGGCGCCTCCATCGAGCTGGAGAACCTGACCAAGCGGTTCCCCGGCGGCGCGCAGCCGGCCGTGGACAACGTGAGCATGGAGATCAGGGCGGGCGAGGTCGTCGTCCTCGTCGGGCCCTCGGGTTGCGGGAAGTCGACCACGCTCAGGATGATCAACCGGCTGATCGAGCCGACCGGCGGCCGGATCCGCATGGGCGGCGAGGACGTCACCGACATCGACCCGGTCGGGCTGCGCCGCAAGGTCGGCTACGCGATCCAGTCCGCCGGGCTCTTCCCGCACATGACGGTCGCGCAGAACATCGGTCTGGTCCCGAGGATGATCGGCTGGCCGAAGGCCCGGGTCAGGGAGCGGACCGAGGAGCTGCTCGACCTCGTCGGCCTCGACCCCGGCGAGTTCCACGGCCGCTACCCGCGCCAGCTCTCCGGCGGCCAGCAGCAGCGGGTGGGCGTGGCCCGGGCGCTGGCGGCCGATCCGCCGGTGCTGCTGATGGACGAGCCGTTCGGGGCCGTCGACCCGATCACCCGGGACCACCTCCAGGACGAGCTGATCCGGCTGCAGCACGAGCTGCGCAAGACGATCGTCTTCGTCACCCACGACTTCGACGAGGCGATCAAGCTCGGCGACCGCATCGCCGTGCTGCGCGAGCGCTCGCACATCGCCCAGTTCGACACCCCCGAGGCGATCCTGACCAACCCGGCGGACGACTTCGTCTCCGGGTTCGTGGGCGCCGGGGCGGCGCTGAAGCGGCTGAACCTGACCCGCGTACGGGACGTGGAGATCACCGACTACCCGACCGTCACGGTCGACGACCCGCTCCAGCAGATCTTCAACCGGCTGCGGGCCGGCGGCACCAACGAGATCCTGCTGCTCGACCGGCGCGGCCGCCCCTACAAGTGGCTGCGGCGCGGCGACCTGATGCGGGCGCGCGGCTCGCTGGCCCGGGCCGGGACCCTGGTGCACGACACGGTCACCCGGGACGCGACCCTGCGCGACGCGCTGGAGGCGGTGCTCACCGACAACGCCGGACGCGTGGCGGTGACCGGGCGGCGCGGCGAGTACACGGGCGTCGTCGACATGGAGACGCTCCTGAACTCCGTGCACGACATGCTGGAGGCCGACCGGCTCGACGCGCGGGAGCACCAGCACGAACTGGAGGAACTGCGGGCCGCGCAGACCCACGCGGAGCAGGAGGGGGCCGGGGGTGTGACGGGCGTGGGCCCCGGAGGGCGGCGGTGA
- a CDS encoding ABC transporter permease: protein MTATEAGEAAGPLGEAPRRRPGRRPRPARVGWRKLTFLPVGLIAVLLATWLWFQQADLDALTRNALSGGQVSKALWQHIQLTAISTFFVLVIAVPLGVLLTRRAFSRATPVAMAFANMGQATPAIGLLALLVIWLGIGRRAALIGMIAYAVLPVLSNTITGLKANDPALLEAARGIGMSPTGVLTRVELPLAVPLILAGVRTALVLNVGTATLAVFGGGGGLGVLITTGITNQRMPVLVLGSVLTVVLALLVDWLASLAELLLRPRGLRA from the coding sequence GTGACGGCCACGGAGGCCGGGGAAGCCGCCGGGCCGCTCGGCGAGGCGCCCCGGCGGCGGCCCGGGCGACGCCCCCGGCCGGCCCGCGTCGGCTGGCGGAAGCTGACGTTCCTGCCCGTGGGCCTGATCGCCGTGCTGCTCGCCACCTGGCTCTGGTTCCAGCAGGCCGACCTGGACGCGCTGACGCGGAACGCGTTGTCCGGCGGGCAGGTGTCCAAGGCGCTGTGGCAGCACATCCAACTCACCGCGATCTCCACGTTCTTCGTGCTGGTCATCGCGGTCCCGCTGGGCGTCCTGCTGACCCGGAGGGCGTTCAGCAGGGCCACTCCGGTGGCGATGGCCTTCGCCAACATGGGCCAGGCGACCCCCGCGATCGGCCTGCTGGCGCTCCTGGTGATCTGGCTGGGCATCGGCCGCCGGGCCGCCCTGATCGGCATGATCGCCTACGCCGTCCTGCCGGTGCTGTCGAACACGATCACCGGCCTGAAGGCGAACGACCCGGCCCTGCTGGAGGCGGCGCGGGGCATCGGCATGTCCCCCACAGGCGTGCTGACCCGGGTGGAGCTGCCGCTGGCGGTCCCGCTGATCCTGGCGGGCGTGCGCACGGCCCTGGTCCTCAACGTCGGTACGGCGACCCTGGCGGTCTTCGGCGGGGGCGGCGGGCTGGGCGTGCTGATCACGACCGGGATCACCAACCAGCGGATGCCGGTGCTGGTGCTGGGCTCGGTCCTCACGGTGGTGCTGGCGCTGCTGGTGGACTGGCTGGCCTCGCTGGCGGAACTGCTGCTGCGGCCCCGGGGGTTGCGGGCATGA
- a CDS encoding glycine betaine ABC transporter substrate-binding protein produces the protein MRGWAGLAALGLLLAASGCGLTSGSPMVDDVRPGSVGRGEPLKGARLTVTSKSFTEGLILGAVMGIALEAAGAEVLDRTGIQGSVGSREAVRKGDADAGYEYTGTAWITYLGHSEPIADPRRQWEAVKKEDAANGLAWLRPSSLDNTYALAMNRRNAKKYGTKTMSDVAELAKSDPGAVRLCVEVEFANRADGLPGMQKRYGMDLPARNVTQMDTGIIYTQTAKGSCPYGEVFTTDGRIKSMDLVVMDDDRKFFPHYNAAPMINARTLKEWPAIADVLDPVTARLNNAVAQELNAKVDVDGEDPHQVALDWMVEEGLVREG, from the coding sequence ATGAGGGGGTGGGCGGGCCTCGCCGCGCTCGGGCTGCTGCTGGCGGCCTCCGGGTGCGGCCTGACCAGCGGCTCCCCCATGGTCGACGACGTCCGGCCCGGGTCGGTCGGGCGGGGCGAGCCGCTCAAGGGCGCGCGTCTGACGGTGACGTCGAAGTCGTTCACCGAGGGCCTGATCCTCGGCGCGGTCATGGGCATCGCCCTGGAGGCGGCCGGGGCGGAGGTGCTCGACCGCACGGGCATCCAGGGCTCCGTCGGCAGCCGGGAGGCGGTACGGAAGGGCGACGCGGACGCCGGGTACGAGTACACGGGCACGGCCTGGATCACGTACCTGGGGCACAGCGAGCCGATCGCCGATCCGCGCCGGCAGTGGGAGGCGGTGAAGAAGGAGGACGCCGCGAACGGGCTGGCCTGGCTGCGGCCGTCGTCCCTCGACAACACCTACGCGCTGGCGATGAACCGGCGGAACGCGAAGAAGTACGGCACGAAGACCATGTCGGACGTGGCGGAGCTGGCGAAGTCCGACCCCGGTGCCGTGCGGCTGTGCGTGGAGGTCGAGTTCGCGAACCGGGCGGACGGGCTGCCGGGCATGCAGAAGCGGTACGGGATGGACCTGCCGGCGCGGAACGTCACGCAGATGGACACGGGGATCATCTACACGCAGACGGCGAAGGGCAGTTGCCCGTACGGCGAGGTGTTCACGACGGACGGGCGCATCAAGTCGATGGACCTGGTCGTGATGGACGACGACCGGAAGTTCTTCCCCCACTACAACGCCGCGCCGATGATCAACGCGAGGACGCTGAAGGAGTGGCCGGCGATCGCGGACGTCCTGGACCCGGTGACGGCACGACTGAACAACGCCGTCGCGCAGGAGCTGAACGCGAAGGTGGATGTGGACGGGGAGGATCCGCATCAGGTGGCGTTGGACTGGATGGTGGAGGAGGGGCTGGTCAGGGAGGGGTAG
- a CDS encoding helix-turn-helix domain-containing protein, translating to MTESQNPHVRQLDARSLRGLAHPLRMQLLDALRFGGPATASQLAAKLGESSGATSYHLRQLAEYGFVEDAPERGKGRERWWKAAQRGLQFDDALLTDSDPAVRGAADLYVHEVATTQTRDLSTWLGNRDSWPEEWRRVWDMSSWTLSLTPELTRELIEKMHALIDTYSDRATEDTPGAEQVRLHTHAFPIRTDQDAP from the coding sequence GTGACCGAATCGCAGAACCCACACGTACGGCAGCTCGACGCCCGGTCCCTGCGCGGACTCGCGCACCCCCTGCGGATGCAGTTGCTGGACGCCCTGCGCTTCGGCGGGCCGGCCACCGCCTCCCAACTGGCGGCGAAGCTGGGCGAGTCCAGCGGTGCCACCAGCTACCATCTGCGCCAACTCGCGGAATACGGCTTCGTCGAGGACGCCCCCGAACGGGGCAAGGGACGCGAGCGGTGGTGGAAGGCGGCCCAGCGCGGGCTCCAGTTCGACGACGCCCTGCTCACGGACTCGGACCCGGCCGTACGCGGGGCGGCGGATCTCTATGTGCACGAGGTCGCCACCACGCAGACGCGGGACCTGTCGACCTGGCTGGGCAACCGCGACTCATGGCCCGAGGAGTGGCGGCGCGTCTGGGACATGAGCAGTTGGACGCTGAGCCTCACGCCCGAACTGACGCGGGAGCTCATCGAAAAGATGCACGCGCTGATCGACACCTACAGCGACCGCGCGACCGAGGACACCCCGGGCGCCGAGCAAGTCCGCCTCCACACCCACGCCTTCCCCATCAGGACGGATCAAGATGCACCCTGA
- a CDS encoding S16 family serine protease: MFSRLTRPQAIAVCALPVVALLATAVFAPLPFSVAQPGETANVLGEHKGEPVITISGAPARETRGQLRMTTIVATSPDTRVSLSDVLDGWFRTDEAVMPRDALYPSGDSVKEIERHNEKQMKESQDAATQAALGYLGLDAKDVKVSLKLADVGGPSAGLLFSLGIVDKLDGDGTGGDLTGGRVIAGTGTIEADGTVGAVGGVSLKTQAAKRDGATVFLVPKAECADARAELPEGLRLIPVTTLKSTVSSLVALETGKGSVPSC, encoded by the coding sequence GTGTTCTCTCGCCTCACGCGCCCCCAGGCCATCGCCGTCTGCGCCCTGCCCGTCGTGGCCCTGCTCGCCACGGCGGTGTTCGCGCCGCTGCCGTTCTCGGTGGCGCAGCCGGGCGAGACGGCGAACGTGCTCGGCGAGCACAAGGGCGAGCCGGTGATCACCATCTCGGGGGCGCCGGCCCGGGAGACCCGCGGACAGCTGCGGATGACGACCATCGTGGCGACCTCCCCGGACACCCGCGTCTCGCTCTCCGACGTCCTCGACGGCTGGTTCCGCACCGACGAGGCCGTCATGCCGCGCGACGCCCTCTACCCGAGCGGGGACAGCGTCAAGGAGATCGAGCGGCACAACGAGAAGCAGATGAAGGAGTCCCAGGACGCGGCGACGCAGGCCGCGCTGGGCTACCTCGGCCTCGACGCCAAGGATGTCAAGGTCAGCCTGAAACTCGCCGACGTGGGCGGGCCCAGCGCGGGGCTGCTGTTCTCCCTGGGGATCGTCGACAAGCTCGACGGCGACGGCACCGGCGGGGATCTCACGGGCGGCCGTGTCATCGCCGGTACGGGCACGATCGAAGCGGACGGCACGGTCGGTGCGGTGGGCGGGGTCTCCCTCAAGACGCAGGCCGCGAAGCGCGACGGTGCGACGGTGTTCCTGGTGCCGAAGGCGGAGTGCGCGGACGCGCGGGCGGAGCTGCCGGAGGGCCTGCGGCTCATCCCGGTGACCACGCTGAAGAGCACGGTGAGTTCCCTGGTCGCCCTGGAGACGGGCAAGGGGTCCGTGCCCAGCTGTTAG
- a CDS encoding helix-turn-helix domain-containing protein, with product MTAETSQTLDRGLRVLKLLADTDHGLTVTELSLRLGVNRTVVYRLLATLEQHALIRRDLGGRARVGLGVLRLGRQVHPLVREAAMPALRSLAEDIGATAHLTLVDGADALAVAVVEPTWTDYHVAYRAGFRHPLDRGAAGKAILAARQHPVAEPGYILTHGELEAGACGAAAPLLGVTGVEGSVGVVMLADVVPERVGRRVVEAAREVADALR from the coding sequence GTGACCGCGGAGACCTCCCAGACGCTCGACAGGGGACTGCGGGTCCTCAAGCTGCTCGCCGACACGGACCACGGGCTGACCGTGACCGAGCTCTCCCTTCGGCTGGGCGTGAACCGGACCGTGGTGTACCGGTTGCTCGCCACGCTGGAACAGCACGCGCTCATACGCCGTGACCTGGGCGGACGTGCCCGCGTCGGCCTTGGTGTGCTGCGTCTGGGACGGCAGGTCCACCCGCTGGTGCGGGAGGCCGCGATGCCGGCGCTGCGGTCACTGGCCGAGGACATCGGGGCCACGGCGCATCTGACCCTGGTGGACGGGGCGGACGCGCTCGCCGTGGCCGTCGTCGAGCCGACCTGGACGGACTACCACGTCGCCTACCGGGCCGGATTCCGGCACCCCCTGGACCGCGGCGCCGCCGGCAAGGCGATCCTCGCCGCCCGGCAGCACCCGGTGGCGGAACCCGGCTACATCCTGACGCACGGCGAGCTGGAGGCCGGGGCGTGCGGGGCCGCGGCACCGCTGCTGGGCGTCACGGGCGTCGAGGGCAGCGTCGGCGTGGTGATGCTGGCCGACGTGGTGCCGGAGCGGGTCGGCCGGCGGGTCGTCGAAGCGGCCCGGGAGGTCGCGGACGCACTGCGCTGA